One stretch of Astatotilapia calliptera chromosome 3, fAstCal1.2, whole genome shotgun sequence DNA includes these proteins:
- the LOC113019693 gene encoding basement membrane-specific heparan sulfate proteoglycan core protein-like, whose protein sequence is MKAILLLLLLSTCRTSAQSRASLKVTPNWSQFFEYEHISLSCERIASGEWTVWRSPAKKGLKVSDCTSGWGIQTSSTCEIKRVTHSDSGVYWCQSTHGHSSNAISITVNENPVILLSPAAPVVEGENITLHCRTKNPSNLPANFFKDDHPIKSETANHTTIYQASKADQGSYKCHISGHGESPSSWLLIQDHSDLPTLTPSPNSAQMFEYKDLNLSCGIQGWTVKRFSTFDKQVSGCEVWGKATSYGCILHKIKGLDSAVYWCESPTHQRSNSVNITVYEREYTPVILQSPVLPVMKGANVTLLCESKNSQSDIPATFYKNESIIGTAPRSHMIIYNVTKSHEGMYKCNMSVGVSPFSWLFIIDPEDPDAPTSDPHKNLSSLGILRYILVYFPYVISTFLMASIYRMSAGRSSHVSITMPPPTEEDEDQSYDDVMADVTTEHNF, encoded by the exons ATGAAGGCAATTCTGCTTCTCCTCT TGTTGAGCACCTGCCGGACGTCAGCCCAGAGTCGTG cctCTTTGAAGGTCACTCCCAACTGGTCCCAGTTTTTCGAGTACGAGCACATCAGTCTGAGCTGTGAGCGGATCGCCTCCGGTGAATGGACAGTGTGGAGATCCCCAGCGAAAAAAGG GTTGAAAGTGTCTGACTGCACATCAGGCTGGGGTATTCAAACTTCCTCTACCTGTGAAATTAAGAGAGTCACACATTCAGACTCCGGGGTTTACTGGTGCCAGTCCACACACGGTCACAGCAGCAACGCCATCAGCATCACTGTCAATG AGAACCCAGTGATCCTGCTGAGTCCTGCTGCCCCTGTGGTGGAGGGAGAGAACATCACTCTGCACTGTAGAACAAAGAATCCCTCCAACCTCCCTGCTAATTTCTTTAAAGATGATCACCCCATCAAAAGTGAAACTGCAAACCACACGACCATCTACCAAGCATCTAAAGCTGATCAAGGTTCCTACAAATGTCACATAAGTGGTCATGGGGAATCACCATCCAGCTGGCTGCTGATACAAG ATCATTCTGACCTTCCCACTCTCACACCGTCTCCCAACTCCGCTCAGATGTTTGAGTATAAGGACTTGAATCTGAGCTGCGGCATTCAAGGATGGACAGTCAAGAGATTCAGCACCTTTGACAAACAAGTGTCCGGATGTGAAGTCTGGGGAAAAGCTACTTCCTATGGTTGCATCCTCCACAAAATCAAGGGGCTCGACAGTGCTGTTTACTGGTGCGAATCTCCTACACACCAGCGGAGCAACTCAGTCAACATCACAGTTTATG aacgagaatatactccagtaaTCCTGCAGAGTCCCGTCCTCCCCGTGATGAAGGGAGCTAACGTTACTCTGCTCTGTGAATCAAAGAACAGTCAATCCGACATCCCAGCAACTTTCTATAAAAATGAATCTATTATTGGGACTGCGCCTAGAAGTCACATGATCATCTATAACGTCACAAAGTCTCATGAGGGCATGTACAAGTGTAACATGAGTGTGGGAGTGTCTCCATTCAGCTGGCTGTTCATCATAG aTCCTGAAGATCCCGATGCCCCCACCTCAGATCCTCACAAAAACCTGTCTTCTCTGGGAATACTGCGCTACATCTTGGTGTACTTCCCATATGTAATTTCCACATTCCTCATGGCTTCTATATATCGCATGTCTGCAG GCAGGAGCTCACATGTTTCCATAACGATGCCTCCACCCACCGAGGAAGATGAGGACCAGTCGTATGATGATGTCATGGCTGACGTCACCACTGAGCATAATTTCTAA
- the LOC113019755 gene encoding P2Y purinoceptor 14-like — MADTINVTSSSNQTCDAVNTSAYPFFMLVYSLVFLVGLILNGFIMKFHFCGAQQRASSSLKIYLKNLTAADFLLCLFLPLRITHYASSSVIIRQLYCSFGACAIFINMYASIIFMGYIAANRYLKIIQPSGTHILRKAKTAHIISIITWVFLLVPTVTYTILFFITQTPVTSNPSCCDPFFSESIKLFFTIIHTLSPIIFLVVFISLVFFYYSTSRRVLQAQQRQLASSGSEKLVKPRRNMLVLVSIFCVCFVPYHLARLPYSLLWSNDSVGSVLNYVMEVTTMVAVFNVCLDPVVYFFLCKSFRAKVRKVSRTTNNQQATEESESTKEPLDSVPAMK; from the exons ATGGCTGACACAATAAATGTGACTTCATCTTCCAACCAGACCTGCGATGCTGTTAACACTTCAGCCTATCCTTTCTTTATGCTGGTCTACAGTCTAGTGTTCCTG GTGGGGTTAATCCTCAATGGCTTCATCATGAAGTTCCACTTTTGTGGAGCTCAGCAGCGGGCATCGAGCAGCTTGAAGATCTACCTGAAAAACCTGACAGCTGCTGACTTCCTGCTCTGCCTCTTTCTGCCACTCCGCATCACCCACTATGCTAGCAGCTCTGTCATCATTCGGCAGCTCTACTGTAGTTTTGGAGCTTGTGCCATTTTCATCAACATGTACGCCAGCATCATATTCATGGGCTACATCGCTGCCAACAG gtATCTAAAGATCATccagccttcaggaactcacaTCCTGCGGAAAGCAAAAACTGCCCACATCATTTCCATCATTACCTGGGTTTTCCTCCTGGTTCCGACTGTGACATACACCATCCTGTTTTTCATCACCCAGACCCCAGTGACCTCTAACCCCAGCTGCTGTGATCCCTTCTTTAGTGAATCAATCAAGCTGTTCTTCACAATCATCCACACTTTGTCTCCCATCATCTTCCTCGTGGTCTTCATATCCCTGGTCTTCTTCTACTACAGCACCTCCCGCAGGGTGTTGCAGGCACAGCAGAGGCAGCTGGCCTCCTCTGGCTCCGAGAAGCTTGTCAAGCCTCGCAGGAACATGTTGGTGCTGGTCAGCAtcttctgtgtttgctttgtccCCTATCACCTGGCTCGTCTTCCCTATAGTCTCCTGTGGAGCAATGACTCTGTAGGCTCAGTCTTGAACTATGTAATGGAGGTGACCACCATGGTGGCAGTCTTCAATGTCTGCCTGGACcctgttgtttactttttcctctGTAAGTCTTTCCGGGCAAAGGTTAGAAAGGTGTCCAGGACAACCAACAACCAACAAGCAACTGAGGAGAGTGAGAGTACCAAAGAGCCACTGGACAGTGTTCCAGCAATGAAGTAA